Below is a genomic region from Parageobacillus toebii NBRC 107807.
AACTTTAATTTAGCAGGAGGTGTGACGAATGACCAAGGGAATCTTAGGGAGAAAAATTGGTATGACGCAAGTATTCGCGGAAAACGGCGACTTAATTCCTGTAACCGTCATCGAAGCGACTCCAAACGTGGTATTGCAAAAGAAAACAATTGAAAAAGACGGTTACGAAGCGATTCAATTAGGTTTTGAAGATATAAGCGAAAAACGCGCCAATAAACCGCAAATCGGTCATGCTGCGAAAGCGAATACTGCACCTAAGCGCTTCATCCGTGAAATTCGCGGCGCAAATATTGATGAATATGAAGTTGGTCAGGAAGTCAAAGTAGATATTTTCGCTGAAGGCGATATTGTTGATGTTACTGGAATTTCAAAAGGGAAAGGATTCCAAGGCGCAATCAAACGTCATGGACAATCTCGCGGGCCAATGGCACACGGTTCTCGCTATCATCGTCGTCCTGGTTCAATGGGTGCGATTGCTCCAAACCGTGTATTTAAATCAAAAGAATTGCCAGGTCGCATGGGTGGCCAACGTGTAACCATCCAAAACTTGAAAATTGTCAAAGTGGATCCAGAACGCAACCTTCTTCTTATTAAAGGAAACGTACCTGGTCCAAGAAAAGGATTAGTCATCGTTAAAAGCGCAGTGAAAGCAAAAGCAAAATAATACTTTGCTAGGAAAGGAGGAACTATCCAATGCCAAAAGTAGCATTGTATAACCAGAGCGGAGAAACAATCGGAGAAATCGAACTGAACGATTCCGTATTTGGCATTGAGCCAAATAAACATGTGTTATTTGAAGCGGTTGTTATGCAACGTGCTTCTTTGCGTCAAGGAACGCACAAAACAAAAAATCGCGCTGAAGTAAGTGGCGGCGGCCGCAAACCATGGCGTCAAAAAGGTACAGGACGTGCTCGTCAAGGTTCTATTCGCGCTCCACAATGGCGTGGTGGTGGTACGGTATTTGGTCCTGTTCCGCGCAGCTACAGCTATAAGTTGCCGAAAAAAGTTCGTCGCTTAGCAATTAAGTCAGCGTTATCTTCTAAAGTTCTTGAAAACAACATTGTTGTTTTAGATAACTTAACATTAGAAGCTCCAAAAACAAAAGAAATGGTGAAAATCTTAAATAACCTTTCTGTTGATCGCAAAGCGTTAATTGTAACTGATGATGTGAACGAAAATGTCACATTATCTGCACGCAATATTCCTGGCGTTACCGTGGTTACAGCAAACGGCATTAACGTTCTTGATGTATTAAATCATGATAAACTTGTAATCACGAAAGCGGCCGTGGAGAAAGTAGAGGAGGTGCTTGCATAATGAAAGATCCTCGTGATATTATTAAGCGCCCCATCATCACGGAAAACACGATGAATTTAACGGCTCAAAAAAAATATACGTTTGAAGTAGATGTAAAAGCGAATAAAACAGAAGTGAAAGAAGCAGTAGAGAAAATTTTTGGTGTTAAAGTAGAAAAAGTAAACATCATGAACTATAAAGGAAAATTCAAACGCGTTGGTCGTTACAGCGGTTATACAAACCGTCGCCGCAAAGCGATTGTAACGTTAACGCCAGACAGCAAGGATATCGAATTGTTCGAAGTATAGTTTAAAAGCGAAGGAGGGAAACAAACATGGCGATTAAAAAATATAAACCGACGTCAAATGGTCGTCGTGGTATGACAGTTCTTGACTTCTCAGAAATCACAACAGATCAGCCGGAAAAATCGTTGCTTGCGCCATTAAAGAAAAAAGCTGGCCGCAACAACCAAGGAAAAATTACGGTACGTCATCAAGGTGGCGGTCATAAACGTCAATATCGTATTATTGACTTTAAACGTGATAAAGATGGAATTCCAGGACGC
It encodes:
- the rplC gene encoding 50S ribosomal protein L3, which translates into the protein MTKGILGRKIGMTQVFAENGDLIPVTVIEATPNVVLQKKTIEKDGYEAIQLGFEDISEKRANKPQIGHAAKANTAPKRFIREIRGANIDEYEVGQEVKVDIFAEGDIVDVTGISKGKGFQGAIKRHGQSRGPMAHGSRYHRRPGSMGAIAPNRVFKSKELPGRMGGQRVTIQNLKIVKVDPERNLLLIKGNVPGPRKGLVIVKSAVKAKAK
- the rplD gene encoding 50S ribosomal protein L4, with the translated sequence MPKVALYNQSGETIGEIELNDSVFGIEPNKHVLFEAVVMQRASLRQGTHKTKNRAEVSGGGRKPWRQKGTGRARQGSIRAPQWRGGGTVFGPVPRSYSYKLPKKVRRLAIKSALSSKVLENNIVVLDNLTLEAPKTKEMVKILNNLSVDRKALIVTDDVNENVTLSARNIPGVTVVTANGINVLDVLNHDKLVITKAAVEKVEEVLA
- the rplW gene encoding 50S ribosomal protein L23, whose translation is MKDPRDIIKRPIITENTMNLTAQKKYTFEVDVKANKTEVKEAVEKIFGVKVEKVNIMNYKGKFKRVGRYSGYTNRRRKAIVTLTPDSKDIELFEV